One genomic segment of [Phormidium] sp. ETS-05 includes these proteins:
- the atpH gene encoding ATP synthase F1 subunit delta — MTAASRASEVVDEYRTGASARAYAQGLMSAAQGQNLADRIGEDMRGMLEVIRSSEELQQLLANPFVTIDAKKAILERVVGDSVHPYTRNFLKLLVDRRRILFLEGICQQYLALLRKLNQTVLAEVTAAVALSEAQQQQVREKVLGITGATSVELDIKIDPEIIGGVIIKVGSQFIDSSLRGQLRRMGISLNA, encoded by the coding sequence TTGACCGCAGCATCGCGAGCATCGGAGGTGGTCGATGAGTATCGTACAGGCGCAAGTGCTAGAGCCTACGCTCAAGGCTTGATGTCGGCGGCGCAAGGGCAAAACCTGGCCGATCGCATTGGCGAAGATATGCGCGGCATGCTCGAGGTGATCCGGAGTTCTGAAGAACTGCAGCAGCTACTGGCCAACCCTTTCGTGACGATCGATGCCAAAAAAGCCATCCTAGAAAGGGTAGTAGGCGACTCAGTACACCCCTACACCCGCAACTTTTTAAAACTGCTGGTTGACCGGCGGCGAATTCTCTTTTTAGAAGGAATTTGCCAACAGTACCTGGCACTACTGAGAAAGCTCAACCAAACCGTGCTGGCAGAAGTGACAGCCGCAGTGGCTCTCTCAGAGGCGCAACAGCAACAAGTGCGGGAGAAAGTCTTAGGCATCACCGGCGCTACAAGCGTAGAGTTGGACATCAAAATTGACCCAGAAATTATCGGGGGGGTCATAATCAAAGTCGGCTCCCAATTCATCGATTCCAGTTTACGCGGCCAGTTGCGGCGGATGGGCATCAGCTTAAACGCCTAG
- the atpA gene encoding F0F1 ATP synthase subunit alpha, with translation MIAIRPDEISSIIRQQIEQYDEEVKVSNVGTVLQVGDGIARVYGLEKVMAGELVEFEDGTVGIALNLEEDNVGVVLMGEGIEIQEGSSVKATGKIAQVPVGEALLGRVVDALGRPIDGKGDLNTTETRLIESPAPGIVQRRSVYEPMQTGITAIDAMIPIGRGQRELIIGDRQTGKTSIAIDTIINQKSEDVICVYVAIGQKASTVAQVVGTLQERGALSYTIIVAANASDPATLQYLAPYTGAAMAEYFMYKGKATLVVYDDLSKQAQSYRQMSLLLRRPPGREAYPGDVFYLHSRLLERAAKLSDDLGGGSMTALPIIETQAGDVSAYIPTNVISITDGQIFLSSNLFNSGQRPAVNPGISVSRVGSAAQTKAIKKVAGKIKLELAQFEELAAFAQFASDLDAATQKQLGRGQRLRELLKQPQNSPLPLNEQVAIIYAGVNGYLDDIPTEKVTTFTASLREYLRTSKPKYGEIVQQKKALDDEAEELLKGAIADCKQALLATA, from the coding sequence ATGATCGCAATCAGACCAGACGAAATCAGCAGTATTATTCGCCAGCAAATCGAGCAGTACGACGAAGAAGTAAAAGTATCCAACGTTGGCACTGTCCTGCAAGTGGGGGATGGCATCGCCCGCGTTTACGGCCTGGAAAAAGTGATGGCCGGAGAACTGGTGGAATTTGAAGACGGGACCGTGGGAATCGCCCTCAACCTGGAAGAAGACAACGTGGGTGTGGTGCTGATGGGTGAAGGCATCGAGATTCAAGAAGGGTCCTCGGTGAAAGCCACCGGCAAAATCGCTCAGGTGCCCGTAGGCGAAGCTCTTCTCGGTCGGGTGGTGGACGCTCTGGGGCGCCCCATCGACGGTAAAGGAGACCTCAATACCACCGAAACCCGGTTGATTGAATCCCCCGCACCTGGTATCGTCCAGCGGCGCTCGGTTTATGAACCGATGCAAACCGGCATTACCGCCATTGACGCCATGATCCCCATCGGTCGCGGCCAGCGGGAACTGATTATCGGCGACCGCCAAACCGGGAAAACCTCGATCGCCATTGACACGATTATCAACCAGAAGAGCGAAGACGTAATCTGCGTCTATGTCGCGATCGGTCAAAAAGCCTCCACCGTGGCCCAAGTCGTCGGCACCCTGCAAGAACGCGGCGCCCTATCTTACACCATCATCGTCGCCGCCAACGCCAGCGACCCCGCCACCCTGCAATACCTCGCCCCCTACACCGGCGCGGCAATGGCCGAATACTTCATGTACAAAGGCAAAGCCACCTTGGTAGTCTATGATGACCTCTCCAAGCAAGCCCAATCCTACCGCCAAATGTCCCTGCTGCTGCGGCGGCCCCCCGGACGGGAAGCCTATCCCGGAGACGTGTTCTATCTCCACTCCCGCCTGCTGGAACGCGCCGCCAAACTCAGTGATGACCTCGGTGGTGGCAGCATGACCGCCCTACCCATCATCGAAACCCAAGCTGGTGACGTGTCTGCATACATCCCCACCAACGTGATTTCCATCACCGATGGGCAAATCTTCCTGTCTTCTAACCTGTTCAACTCCGGTCAGCGTCCAGCGGTGAACCCCGGTATCTCCGTATCTCGGGTGGGAAGCGCGGCCCAAACCAAAGCCATCAAAAAAGTGGCCGGGAAAATCAAGCTGGAACTAGCCCAGTTTGAAGAGTTGGCCGCTTTCGCCCAGTTCGCCTCCGATTTGGATGCCGCCACCCAGAAGCAACTGGGACGGGGGCAGCGGCTGCGGGAACTGCTGAAACAGCCTCAGAATTCCCCCTTGCCTTTAAACGAGCAAGTGGCGATTATCTACGCTGGGGTTAACGGTTATTTGGATGACATCCCCACAGAGAAAGTCACCACCTTTACCGCTTCTCTGCGGGAGTACCTGCGCACCAGCAAGCCGAAATATGGTGAAATCGTGCAGCAGAAGAAAGCCTTGGACGATGAAGCTGAGGAACTCTTGAAAGGGGCGATCGCCGATTGCAAGCAAGCCTTGTTAGCCACTGCCTAA
- a CDS encoding F0F1 ATP synthase subunit gamma: MANLKAIRDQIQSVKNTKKITEAMRLVAAAKVRRAQEQVLGTRPFADRLAQVLYGLQARLKFEDADLPLLKQRSVRTVGLLVVTGDRGLCGGYNNNIIKRAENRAKELQAEGLDYKYILVGRKATQYFQRRNQPIEGKYTGLEQIPTATEASQIADELLSLFLSETVDRVELIYTKFVSLISSRPVVQTLLPLDPQGLEARDDEIFRLTTRGGEFEVQRDKITTPALGFPRDMIFEQDPTQILNALLPLYLNNQLLRALQEAAASELAARMTAMNSASDNASGLISSLTLTYNKARQASITQEILEVVGGAEALRG; the protein is encoded by the coding sequence ATGGCAAATTTAAAAGCAATTCGCGATCAAATTCAGTCCGTTAAAAACACCAAAAAAATCACCGAAGCCATGCGCCTCGTGGCGGCGGCCAAAGTGCGGCGGGCGCAAGAACAAGTATTGGGCACCCGTCCCTTTGCCGATAGATTGGCACAGGTATTGTATGGCTTGCAAGCTCGGTTGAAATTTGAAGATGCAGACTTACCCCTGCTCAAACAGCGCTCAGTGCGCACCGTGGGCCTGTTGGTCGTCACGGGCGATCGGGGTTTGTGCGGCGGCTACAACAACAACATCATCAAACGCGCCGAAAACCGCGCCAAAGAACTCCAAGCCGAAGGCTTAGATTACAAATACATCCTGGTGGGGCGCAAAGCTACGCAATACTTCCAGCGCCGCAACCAGCCGATCGAAGGCAAATACACCGGCTTAGAACAAATTCCCACAGCCACAGAAGCCTCTCAAATCGCCGACGAATTACTCTCCCTGTTCCTCTCCGAAACAGTCGATCGGGTAGAGTTAATTTACACCAAATTCGTCTCCTTAATCAGTTCTCGCCCCGTAGTGCAAACCCTGCTACCTCTCGACCCCCAAGGTTTAGAAGCCAGGGACGATGAAATTTTCCGCCTCACCACCCGGGGTGGCGAATTTGAAGTACAACGGGACAAAATCACCACTCCCGCTCTGGGTTTTCCTCGGGACATGATTTTCGAGCAAGACCCCACCCAAATTCTCAACGCCTTGCTCCCCCTGTACCTCAATAACCAGCTCCTGCGCGCACTGCAAGAAGCAGCCGCCAGCGAACTTGCTGCCAGGATGACAGCGATGAACAGCGCCAGCGACAACGCCAGCGGGCTCATCTCCTCTCTCACTCTCACCTACAACAAAGCTCGCCAAGCCTCCATCACCCAGGAAATTCTCGAAGTGGTCGGCGGCGCCGAAGCCTTGCGCGGTTAA
- a CDS encoding alpha-amylase family glycosyl hydrolase yields the protein MFARSLEFRQEIIYFIVVDRFCDGDTNNSAGPNPKLYDPNRQSWNKYWGGDLRGVISKLDYLQNMGVTALWLTPLFEQIEEELFDITAMAGYWTKDFKRINPRLVAPGEEISLVKSSNTVFDELIAELHKRGMKMILDIVCNHSSPDAGGKKGQLYDDGVLIADFHNDTKGWYHHYGEVQDWNSAWQVENEELAGLADFNENNTEYRAYIKSAIKLWLDRGVDALRVDTVKHMPLWFWQEFTSDMKTHKPSLFMFGEWIYSGPQDPLSITFANKSGMSILDYNLAVAIRRGMAQGDPGGFYVISEAFEQDHIYTSASELITFLDNHDIPRFQSLNGDGDILRLAVNLIMTSRGIPCVYYGTEQYLHNDTNGGHEPYNRPMMENWDTNTIIYREIKILSDLRRHNPAVALGAQIQKYLTNDVYCYLRRYRDHRCFVAMSKSYGPVTIHEVSTDFPDGNYTCLLTGRQFEVKNGCIYNLYLGPKEMIVISHVGTQITCTTVVMIRVNGISTKLGETVAVIGDCPELGNWDIEKAFRLDYINKNQWFGEIPFHESVGKPIAYKYVLLRENDSPERENCTARRWLVANEGIVKLEDTWAW from the coding sequence ATGTTTGCCCGTTCTCTTGAGTTTCGGCAAGAAATCATCTACTTTATCGTGGTTGATCGCTTTTGCGACGGCGACACGAACAACTCTGCCGGTCCAAACCCAAAACTCTACGACCCCAACCGCCAGAGCTGGAATAAATACTGGGGTGGAGACCTGCGCGGCGTCATCAGCAAACTCGACTATTTGCAAAATATGGGCGTGACCGCGCTCTGGCTGACACCCTTGTTTGAACAGATAGAAGAAGAGCTGTTCGACATCACCGCTATGGCGGGCTACTGGACAAAAGATTTCAAGCGGATCAACCCCCGCTTAGTCGCTCCCGGAGAAGAAATATCCCTAGTAAAAAGTAGCAACACCGTTTTTGACGAACTGATTGCCGAGTTGCACAAACGGGGCATGAAAATGATCCTCGATATCGTCTGCAACCACAGCAGCCCCGATGCGGGAGGGAAAAAAGGACAACTCTATGACGATGGCGTGTTAATCGCCGACTTCCACAACGATACAAAAGGCTGGTATCACCACTACGGTGAAGTGCAAGACTGGAATTCGGCATGGCAGGTAGAAAATGAAGAATTGGCCGGATTGGCTGATTTTAATGAAAACAATACCGAATACCGCGCCTACATTAAATCCGCAATTAAATTGTGGTTAGATAGGGGTGTAGATGCCCTGCGGGTGGATACGGTGAAGCATATGCCGTTGTGGTTCTGGCAAGAATTCACCAGCGACATGAAAACCCACAAACCTTCTCTATTTATGTTTGGGGAGTGGATTTACAGCGGCCCCCAAGACCCCTTATCGATTACCTTTGCCAACAAGTCTGGGATGTCTATTCTTGACTACAACTTGGCGGTAGCGATTCGGCGGGGTATGGCTCAGGGAGATCCAGGCGGCTTTTATGTGATTAGCGAAGCCTTCGAGCAAGACCACATCTACACCTCTGCCTCGGAACTGATTACGTTTTTAGATAACCACGATATCCCCCGCTTCCAGAGTTTGAATGGGGATGGGGACATCCTCCGTCTGGCGGTCAACCTGATTATGACCTCCCGGGGTATTCCTTGCGTGTATTATGGCACCGAGCAGTATCTCCACAACGATACGAATGGCGGTCACGAACCCTACAACCGCCCGATGATGGAAAATTGGGATACCAACACGATTATCTATCGGGAAATCAAAATCCTCTCAGATTTGCGCCGCCATAACCCGGCTGTAGCGTTGGGGGCTCAGATCCAAAAATACTTAACCAATGATGTTTACTGCTACCTCCGCCGCTATCGCGATCACCGTTGCTTTGTGGCGATGAGCAAATCCTACGGTCCGGTGACGATTCACGAGGTTTCTACTGATTTCCCCGATGGCAATTATACTTGCTTGCTCACGGGACGCCAGTTTGAAGTGAAGAATGGTTGTATTTACAATCTGTATCTCGGTCCGAAGGAGATGATTGTCATTTCTCATGTGGGGACTCAGATTACTTGCACCACGGTGGTGATGATTCGGGTGAATGGGATTTCCACCAAGCTAGGAGAGACGGTGGCGGTGATTGGTGATTGTCCAGAATTGGGCAATTGGGATATTGAGAAGGCTTTCCGGCTGGATTACATCAATAAGAATCAGTGGTTTGGGGAAATTCCTTTCCATGAGAGCGTGGGTAAGCCGATCGCCTATAAGTATGTCCTCCTCCGGGAAAATGATTCTCCTGAGCGGGAAAACTGCACTGCCCGCCGCTGGCTTGTGGCGAATGAGGGGATTGTGAAGTTAGAGGATACTTGGGCTTGGTAA
- a CDS encoding serine hydrolase, translating to MRAPHSFTLGLTTALGLIAGISMQSLTAKAPPCNCLPCQSQQNARTLSNPVQTGVEGAIEPATKAGGNSAPMAAAVGNSDPQSSRGDAEWDRGMKQAAAAVKAGKNRDVASLKEAKSQWEEAIASLSQIPVTTALGKKATAKIAEYKKHLADITYRLEVAQSDFLQPIAQRSGLSNSVKITICHLTSRRCRRLRGNEIPRSAASLMKVPVAVALMQKLTEEKIRFDTPIYLDPRNFTEDASDLVVGQKYPIDRIMQEMIAKSSNIATNQLIDYLGWDYINKALRQRGFQQMQIKSKVVGDRIFPADIGTGKNTLTADELTEMMIQIYNREHLGDEILIHALEKQYDRALGFAGLQTAIGNWLGEKTGQTSLVLGTTLAMNLFGETYIITIIDDGAYSEPSIRNFVGEVAEYIFRNGHL from the coding sequence TTGCGCGCTCCCCACAGTTTCACGCTCGGTCTGACAACGGCGTTAGGTTTGATTGCGGGAATTAGTATGCAGTCTCTCACGGCGAAGGCACCACCTTGTAACTGCTTGCCCTGCCAAAGCCAGCAAAATGCTCGGACTTTGAGTAACCCGGTTCAGACGGGGGTTGAGGGGGCAATTGAGCCAGCAACCAAGGCGGGGGGAAACTCTGCCCCAATGGCGGCGGCGGTGGGAAATAGCGACCCACAGAGCAGCAGAGGGGATGCGGAGTGGGATCGAGGGATGAAACAGGCGGCGGCGGCGGTGAAAGCGGGAAAAAATCGTGATGTGGCGAGTTTAAAGGAGGCGAAATCCCAGTGGGAAGAGGCGATCGCCTCCCTGAGCCAAATTCCCGTCACCACCGCCTTGGGTAAGAAGGCGACGGCGAAGATTGCGGAATACAAAAAGCATCTAGCCGATATTACTTATCGTTTAGAAGTGGCTCAATCAGACTTTTTGCAGCCGATCGCCCAACGCAGTGGCTTGTCTAATAGTGTCAAAATCACAATTTGCCACCTCACCAGTCGCCGATGTCGCCGCCTGCGGGGGAATGAAATTCCTCGGTCTGCCGCCAGTTTGATGAAAGTCCCGGTAGCAGTGGCCCTGATGCAGAAGCTGACTGAGGAGAAAATCCGCTTCGACACCCCCATCTACCTCGACCCGAGAAACTTCACCGAAGATGCTTCAGACCTAGTGGTGGGGCAAAAATACCCCATCGATCGGATTATGCAGGAGATGATTGCCAAGAGCAGCAACATCGCCACCAATCAGCTCATCGACTACCTGGGGTGGGATTACATTAACAAAGCGTTGCGCCAGCGTGGTTTCCAGCAGATGCAGATTAAATCCAAAGTCGTGGGCGATCGCATTTTCCCCGCAGACATTGGCACGGGAAAAAACACCCTCACCGCCGATGAACTCACGGAAATGATGATCCAAATTTACAATCGCGAGCATCTGGGCGATGAAATCCTGATTCACGCCTTGGAGAAACAGTACGATCGGGCTTTGGGGTTCGCCGGGTTGCAAACTGCGATCGGCAACTGGCTCGGAGAAAAAACCGGTCAAACCTCTTTAGTCCTGGGCACCACCCTAGCCATGAACTTGTTTGGCGAAACCTACATCATCACCATCATCGATGATGGCGCTTACAGCGAACCCAGCATTAGAAACTTTGTGGGGGAAGTGGCAGAATACATATTCCGCAACGGCCACCTCTAA
- a CDS encoding alpha/beta fold hydrolase has protein sequence MQRNIKPNHSTSTAIELHAEVKGVGFPILCLHGHPGSAGCMSVFTEHLCERFQTIAPDLRGYGNSRTRRDFQMQDHIQDLELLLDRLQVEQCLLLGWSLGGILALELALANPQRFTGMILIASAARPRSNHPPVTGQDLLFTGICSIINRLRPGWQWNVETFGKRSLFRYLLQRHQPIAYQYIAQEAMGAYLKTSGPARRALSAALEAGYNRIPDLEQIQCPSLVLAGEADRHITPASSLETARHLGNCQWQCYPNTAHLFPWEIPEQVLRDIDQWLMEQ, from the coding sequence ATGCAACGTAACATCAAGCCGAACCATAGCACATCTACAGCTATAGAACTGCACGCCGAAGTGAAAGGAGTAGGATTTCCCATTCTCTGTCTCCACGGCCATCCCGGTTCTGCGGGGTGTATGTCAGTTTTTACAGAACACCTCTGCGAGAGGTTCCAGACGATCGCCCCGGACTTGCGCGGTTACGGAAACAGCCGCACCCGCCGCGACTTTCAGATGCAAGACCATATCCAAGACCTAGAATTACTCCTAGACCGGTTGCAGGTGGAGCAGTGCTTACTCTTAGGTTGGTCTCTGGGGGGGATTTTGGCGCTAGAGCTAGCTTTGGCCAATCCCCAAAGGTTTACAGGAATGATTTTAATTGCCAGTGCCGCCCGACCGAGGAGTAACCATCCGCCAGTGACTGGGCAAGACTTGTTATTTACGGGGATATGTTCGATTATCAACCGCCTGCGTCCTGGTTGGCAGTGGAATGTAGAAACATTTGGCAAGCGATCGCTGTTCCGCTACTTGCTACAAAGACATCAGCCCATTGCCTACCAATACATTGCCCAAGAAGCGATGGGGGCGTATTTAAAAACCAGCGGTCCGGCAAGGAGGGCCCTGAGTGCTGCCCTAGAAGCTGGTTACAACCGAATCCCTGACTTGGAGCAAATCCAATGTCCGAGTTTAGTGCTAGCGGGGGAAGCCGATCGACATATCACCCCGGCTTCTAGCTTGGAAACTGCCCGTCACCTGGGGAATTGTCAGTGGCAGTGCTACCCCAACACTGCTCATCTCTTCCCTTGGGAAATTCCGGAGCAAGTCCTCCGAGATATAGACCAATGGCTGATGGAGCAGTAG
- a CDS encoding DUF1816 domain-containing protein, with the protein MKALKELLINLFNFVGLAWWVEIATDSPRCTYYFGPFLTQQEAETATQGYMEDLQHEGAQGISSSVKRCKPNNLTVYDELEDLVGRRSSPVFSGQI; encoded by the coding sequence ATGAAAGCACTCAAAGAACTTCTGATTAACCTGTTTAATTTCGTAGGATTGGCTTGGTGGGTGGAAATTGCCACCGACAGCCCCCGGTGTACCTACTACTTCGGCCCGTTTCTGACTCAGCAGGAGGCAGAAACTGCTACCCAAGGATATATGGAAGACTTGCAGCACGAAGGCGCTCAGGGCATTAGCTCTAGCGTCAAACGCTGCAAGCCTAACAATCTCACGGTGTACGACGAATTGGAGGATTTGGTAGGGCGGCGGTCATCGCCGGTTTTCAGTGGTCAGATTTAA
- a CDS encoding 23S rRNA (guanosine(2251)-2'-O)-methyltransferase RlmB, with protein MIPQRRAVGITSTVMKVAAGALENFPVSRVVNLSRALEQLKEAGFWIYGTAANASQLMHEVEFSGPTVLVVGSEGEGLSLLTQRRCDMLVSIPLAGKTPSLNVSVATGMALYEIYRQRWIQRRHLGNVKKN; from the coding sequence GTGATCCCCCAACGGCGTGCCGTGGGGATCACTTCCACAGTGATGAAAGTGGCCGCCGGAGCGTTAGAAAATTTTCCGGTTTCCCGGGTTGTCAATCTCAGTCGGGCGCTGGAACAATTAAAGGAAGCTGGCTTCTGGATTTACGGCACAGCGGCAAACGCCAGCCAGCTCATGCACGAAGTTGAGTTCTCCGGCCCAACGGTTTTGGTCGTCGGCTCGGAAGGCGAAGGACTAAGTTTACTGACACAGCGACGCTGCGATATGTTGGTTTCGATTCCCCTCGCAGGCAAAACTCCCAGTCTGAATGTTTCCGTGGCTACCGGAATGGCGCTTTATGAAATCTATCGTCAACGGTGGATTCAGCGGCGCCATTTAGGAAATGTCAAGAAAAATTAG
- a CDS encoding TrmH family RNA methyltransferase, with protein sequence MSEKKYIPNHRRPRIQPGSVKPTRPEQSGERAERSADRSERSGSRPDRSGSRSERSGPRSERSAKPSRSGAPGIPIKDQTDTIYGRHPVLAAMENQHTLHRIWITPQLRYDPRFHTLIEAATASGTTIDEVDYQRLDQITNRGNHQGVAAQVSPYKYWDFEELIARSLSISEAPVLLVADSINDPHNLGAIIRTAESLGAKGW encoded by the coding sequence ATGTCGGAAAAAAAATACATTCCTAATCATCGCCGCCCCCGCATTCAGCCAGGGAGCGTCAAACCCACACGCCCAGAACAGTCTGGGGAGAGAGCGGAGCGATCGGCCGATCGCTCGGAGCGCTCAGGTTCGCGCCCCGATCGGTCAGGTTCGCGCTCGGAGCGCTCAGGTCCGCGCTCGGAACGCTCAGCCAAACCATCCCGTTCAGGGGCGCCCGGGATTCCGATCAAAGACCAAACCGATACCATTTATGGTCGTCATCCGGTGTTGGCCGCAATGGAAAACCAGCACACTCTCCACCGCATCTGGATTACACCGCAACTGCGCTACGATCCCCGCTTTCACACCTTGATTGAAGCCGCTACCGCCAGCGGCACGACGATCGATGAAGTGGACTACCAGCGACTCGACCAAATCACCAACCGGGGCAACCACCAAGGTGTCGCCGCTCAAGTCTCCCCATACAAATACTGGGATTTTGAGGAGCTGATAGCTCGGTCTCTATCCATCTCAGAAGCACCGGTACTTTTAGTCGCTGATAGCATTAACGATCCCCACAATCTCGGCGCCATCATTCGCACTGCCGAATCCCTGGGTGCCAAGGGCTGGTGA
- a CDS encoding Mini-ribonuclease 3, translating into MNINLPPLPQPLPDQLLQQLSPGALAYLGDAVYELYIRANYLIPPKRLHLYHSLVVAQVRAETQARHLRSLAPHFTPAETEIVRRGRNAATGRPKRLSVSIYQQATGLETLIGYLYLKDPERLTYLFAQLEIEKDTSVVDYTGL; encoded by the coding sequence ATGAACATAAATTTGCCCCCTTTACCGCAACCCCTTCCAGATCAGCTTCTGCAGCAGTTGTCACCAGGAGCTTTGGCTTACTTGGGGGATGCGGTGTACGAGCTTTACATCCGTGCTAATTACCTCATCCCACCCAAGCGATTACACCTTTATCACAGTTTAGTCGTGGCGCAAGTGCGGGCGGAAACTCAGGCTCGACATTTGCGATCGCTCGCCCCTCACTTCACCCCTGCGGAAACCGAGATTGTCCGGCGCGGTCGCAATGCCGCTACAGGTCGTCCTAAGCGCCTATCTGTATCCATTTATCAACAAGCCACTGGCTTGGAAACCTTGATTGGCTATTTATACCTCAAGGACCCCGAACGTTTGACCTATCTATTCGCCCAGTTGGAAATCGAGAAGGATACCTCCGTGGTTGACTACACCGGCTTGTAG
- a CDS encoding STAS domain-containing protein, whose product MTLTASLRGTREVRDNYQIFRLIGLLDAFSEAAFRKVLSKFIEEGPNHAILDLSKIDFVDSSGLGALVQLVKKAQTEGGSLQIVSNPRVTQTVKLVRLENFLSLQPSVDAAVENIPKA is encoded by the coding sequence TTGACCCTGACCGCCAGTCTCAGAGGCACACGCGAGGTCAGGGATAATTACCAAATATTTCGTCTCATTGGCTTACTGGATGCTTTTTCCGAAGCGGCGTTTCGGAAGGTACTGAGTAAGTTCATCGAAGAGGGCCCCAACCACGCCATCTTGGATTTATCCAAAATTGATTTTGTGGACAGCTCCGGATTGGGCGCTCTGGTCCAGCTAGTTAAAAAAGCCCAAACCGAGGGTGGCAGTTTACAAATTGTCAGCAATCCTCGGGTGACTCAAACCGTGAAGTTGGTTCGCTTAGAGAACTTTCTCTCTTTGCAGCCATCGGTTGATGCGGCGGTAGAAAACATTCCAAAGGCATGA
- the carA gene encoding glutamine-hydrolyzing carbamoyl-phosphate synthase small subunit — translation MPISGMQPALLVLADGTYYRGWSFGATGTTIGEVVFNTGMTGYQEVLTDPSYCGQIVTFTYPELGNTGVNPEDEESNRPQVRGAIARNICPRPSNWRSTQSLPDYLKQHNVLGIYGIDTRALTRKIRIVGAMNGGISTEILDPAELLGRVQGAPNMLGLNLVPEVTTTTTYEWIEPTSEEWEFRAGPENRENICTVVAVDFGIKRNILRRLASYGCRVIVVPANTSAEEILKYDPDGVFLSNGPGDPAAVTEGIATAQSLLNSDKPLFGICLGHQILGLAMGANTYKLKFGHRGLNQPAGEAHQVEITSQNHSFAIDPNTLAAEVEVSHLNLNDRTVAGMRHKSLPVFSVQYHPEASPGPHDSDYIFDKFVETMRSYRAAKTSA, via the coding sequence ATGCCGATATCGGGTATGCAACCGGCGCTGCTGGTACTCGCGGATGGAACATATTATCGGGGTTGGTCTTTTGGCGCCACCGGCACGACCATAGGAGAGGTAGTATTCAATACGGGGATGACTGGGTATCAGGAGGTACTGACGGATCCGAGCTACTGCGGCCAAATCGTCACCTTTACTTACCCAGAGTTGGGGAATACAGGGGTAAACCCAGAAGATGAGGAATCAAACCGCCCCCAAGTGCGCGGCGCGATCGCCCGCAACATCTGCCCCAGACCCAGCAACTGGCGCTCCACCCAATCATTGCCAGACTATTTAAAGCAGCATAACGTCCTGGGCATTTACGGCATCGATACCCGCGCTCTCACCCGCAAAATTCGCATCGTTGGCGCCATGAATGGTGGTATCTCCACGGAAATTCTCGACCCCGCCGAACTTCTGGGCAGAGTCCAAGGCGCTCCGAATATGCTGGGCTTAAATCTCGTTCCCGAAGTCACTACCACAACTACCTACGAGTGGATCGAACCTACTTCGGAAGAGTGGGAGTTTAGAGCCGGTCCAGAAAACAGAGAAAACATCTGCACCGTAGTGGCGGTTGATTTTGGCATCAAGCGGAATATCCTCCGCCGTTTGGCCAGTTACGGTTGCCGCGTCATCGTGGTTCCGGCTAACACCAGCGCCGAAGAAATTCTCAAGTATGACCCGGATGGCGTTTTCCTCTCCAACGGACCGGGAGACCCCGCCGCAGTGACAGAAGGGATCGCCACGGCCCAGAGCCTGCTCAACAGTGATAAACCATTATTTGGCATCTGTCTGGGGCACCAAATTCTGGGTTTGGCAATGGGTGCGAACACCTATAAACTCAAGTTCGGTCATCGGGGTTTAAATCAACCCGCCGGTGAGGCTCACCAGGTAGAAATTACCAGCCAAAATCACAGTTTTGCCATTGACCCCAACACTCTGGCGGCGGAAGTAGAGGTAAGTCACCTCAACCTGAACGATCGCACTGTGGCGGGAATGCGTCACAAGTCTTTACCAGTGTTTTCCGTGCAGTACCACCCAGAGGCCAGCCCCGGTCCCCACGATTCTGACTATATTTTTGACAAGTTTGTAGAAACGATGCGCTCCTACCGGGCCGCTAAAACCTCTGCCTAG